DNA from Salmo trutta chromosome 14, fSalTru1.1, whole genome shotgun sequence:
CTAGAACTGCTCACACTTGTTTGGGTTGTAAATCTGGTCAGATTCTGTAATACTATTAGGTCAGTGACCTGCCATGATACAACTATGTTAGTCAAATACACTGCTTTACATTCCTTGTTTAAAGACATTACTTGATTATCCAACCCTAAACATTGTCCAATATAATATCTACAGTCCAATAGTCAGTGATTTGGAAAACATGGTAAGTAGCTAGTTAAGAAATAACCTTTTCGCTAAAAGCTAGAGTAATTATTTGGGTTGTCATTTCGCCTTCATCTTAACTGGCAGTATTTACTCACAACAACGCGTTCCTCTTTTAAAATGATTCACAATAGCTCAGAAGTACCACAGACTCAAACCAGAcaactgactgacacacacagctCTTAGTTCTGTATCCAATCTACAGATGATGAGACACACGCAACGTCCATGAACAAAGGGAAAACCTTAGGACCACTGAATAAGCAGGAGATGAGGGAGTGTTCTTCTTTAGTTTCTATCATGATTACAGACTGATAAATGGTAAGAAACCTGCAGTCACAGTATTTATATCTTTGTTAAAAGCCGATTTAAAAAAAGGCCTGGGTCACAATGTGCAAAGTAGTAATGAAAAGGGATAGAAGAAACCACATATTGCGCTGAACCTCAAAGCTACAGAACATATACCTCCTCTTCAATTCAGTCTTTAGACGGTTCTTAAGGTTTTAGTCTTAAAGCAGTTGAGTTCTCTTAACTTTCTCTTCACACAAAGGCAActtcaaatatatacagtacagaacGCATTGGAGTGGCTGTATTTGAAAGAGCATCATGGGAGCTACAGTAGGgagcagagtatgtgagcggagtggAGCGAGGAGCTACAGTAGGgagcagagtatgtgagcggagtggAGCGAGGAGCTACAGTAGGGAGCAGAGTATGTGAGGGGAGTGGAGCGAGGAGCTACAGTAGGgagcagagtatgtgagcggagtggAGCGAGGAGCTACAGTAGGGAGCAGAGTATGTGAGGGGAGTGGAGCGAGGAGCTACAGTAGGgagcagagtatgtgagcggagtggAGCGAGGAGCTACAGTAGGgagcagagtatgtgagcggagtggAGCGAGGAGCTACAGTAGGgagcagagtatgtgagcggagtggAGCGAGGAGCTACAGTAGGgagcagagtatgtgagcggagtggAGCGAGGAGCTACAGTAGGgagcagagtatgtgagcggagtggAGCGAGGAGCTACAGTAGGGAGCAGAGTATGTGAGGGGAGTGGAGCGAGGAGCTACAGTAGGgagcagagtatgtgagcggagtggAGCGAGGAGCTACAGTAGGgagcagagtatgtgagcggagtggAGCGAGGAGCTACAGTAGGgagcagagtatgtgagcggagtggAGCGAGGAGCTACAGTAGGgagcagagtatgtgagcggagtggAGCGAGGAGCTACAGTAGGgagcagagtatgtgagcggagtggAGCGAGGAGCTACAGTAGGgagcagagtatgtgagcggagtggAGCGAGGAGCTACAGTAGGgagcagagtatgtgagcggagtggAGCGAGGAGCTACAGTAGGGAGCAGAGTATGTGAGGGGAGTGGAGCGAGGAGCTATAGTAGGgagcagagtatgtgagcggagtggAGCGAGGAGCTACAGTAGGgagcagagtatgtgagcggagtggAGCGAGGAGCTACAGTAGGGAGCAGAGTATGTGAGGGGAGTGGAGCGAGGAGCTACAGTAGGGAGCAGAGTATGTGAGGGGAGTGGAGCGAGGAGCTACAGTAGGgagcagagtatgtgagcggagtggAGCGAGGAGCTACAGTAGGgagcagagtatgtgagcggagtggAGCGAGGAGCTACAGTAGGgagcagagtatgtgagcggagtggAGCGAGGAGCTACAGTAGGGAGCAGAGTATGTGAGGGGAGTGGAGCGAGGAGCTACAGTAGGgagcagagtatgtgagcggagtggAGCGatcccaatttgactggagcctcggagcgagattcccaaaggctggagcgtcgGCCTTCTCGCCCGCTCCAATTTCGTTCCAGTAGCGCTCACTAcacgagctcagggcatgcccggcccagcatgcatATTTCCCcgtgctttagctactgtcatggagttcgctaaatattttcataaagaaactgctaaaacacacaggtgctaaatcaaggtgacttacaaaatgaggaccaagagcaagagagggattACGGTGATGTAgcgtccacaactaaagaatcaaatcgtggaatctgaaaagacacgcatcccgaaagcatgatggtgtacttaccatatgcacatgctaaaagaaaTAGGCTTGGCATATTCTAACGTGTTtgtttattcaaatacttttaattcaaatcatatggtttggtttcattcCTTAAATACCAAATGGTAAGTCaaggtagtcacaaaaatagatgggtgttggttaaattgtgattttaatgaatggagcgaatTTGGAGCGGCCATTTTATTCCTGTGAGCGCAGAACGGTTTTTAGCGGAGCAGTTGAAAAGAGGTGGATCGCTAGCACGAGCGGGATTTCCAAAAGCTTAACTCTGCTCACATACTCTGGTAGGGAGGAGCGATTAGAAGGATATGCTACAGTAAGAGGAAGGAGGAGCAAATTACAGGTTGCACACATTACAGTCTTTAACATAGCTGTGAGAATCCTGGGTTgtttttccttctctccctccaccgtGTTTTGTTCATCATCCATCGTTTCCACGCTCTTTCCATCTGATATGTCCCTCTGTAAAGGATGGTACCGCTCTTCcttccatccatcatccatcatccacctccctccttccataCCTTGTTCAGCTCTTGTCCTTCTCTGCCATCTCCTTGCGTGGGCTGCCACCTTTTCCTTGGTTCACACTCAACCTCTTCAGAACCTTCATGGGTTTgaacttctccttcttcttcttcttctgttgcTGCTGCTCACCCTCTGCTGCTGGCTCCTTCTGGAAgtctggaggaagggagagatggagaaagaagagagggagagggggaagacagagagacatggacgAGAAGCTTGAATACTTCTAGCGGAAAGAAAGATGAAAGGGAGAGTTCTAACAAAACATGAAGCTTTTGTCTCGTCTTACCTTTTCTCTTCAACATGGTTGCCACCAGCTtatcctcttcctcttccctgtTGGAGAAGCACAGTAAGATCACCAAAAACACAGACATCGACTGCAGATCACCTATCTACTGGCCCATCCTGCTCTAAATGAGCTCAGACAGTAGATGATAGGTGATTGAttacctctgcctgtcctgatccATGTTGTTGATGATTTGGTTCCGCTGTTCGATGACGGTGACCAGCTCTGTCATCAGCTCCTGCTCCCTACCCTTGTCCTCCTCATTCCAGTCTTTTTCTACAAGATGGAGGGATTAAGAGGGGAGGATGAATGAAGAGTAACGCAGTGACTTAAAACGTGGAGTATTTTCTGGACCCCGTTCCATTTCAGTGAATTCAGTCCAACAACAAAGAGGAAGGAAAGAAAAATGTAACAGAAACAGGATTTTAGTTAACAAGCCTCCCATCCCAGGTAGCTTCAAGGGCCTTGTGCTCTATGATGTCATTCACAAACAGGAAGTGAGATCACACACCTGGCTTGTTAAGAAGACATCTCAGCTCATACTCTACATCAGCCTGCCTCTCCTCCAGGTTCTGCTGCTTGGCCCTGTCAAGAGAAAATAAATAGTGTGAGAATCTTAAAGAGACAGCTGCTAAATGGACCAATGAGCACAGGCTCTGGTGAGGTTTTGGTACGTACGTGTAGACCAGCTCAGCCTCGCGGCGCACCAACAGGTGTTTCTCATGGATCAGAGTGAACCAGTCCACCAGCAaggtctcctcctcctcatctacaACAGGAACACCACCATGAGAATATGGATAATATTACACTATAGATACAAATATTGATCTGACTATTAAGACTATTGACCTGACTATTAAGACTATTGACCTGACTATTAAGACTATTGACCTGACTATTAAGACTATTGATCTGACTATTAAGACTATTGACCTGACTATTAAGACTATTGTCTATTTAACTGACTATTAGACTATTGTCTATTTAACTGACTATTAGACTATTGTCTATTTAACTGACTATTAGACTATTGTCTATTTAACTGACTATTAGACTATTGTCTATTTAACTGACTATTAGACTATTGTCTATTTAACTGACTATTAGACTATTGACCTGACTATTAAACGACTGACTATTTAACTGACTATTAGACACTTTACTATTGAACTGAAGATGAAACGATTAACTACTGAACTGagaatgcagcctcaggatttTCAACAAGCCTTTCgccacacccgcaataacatctgctaaacacgtgtatgtgaccaataacatttgatttggaccAAACATTTTTATAGAGACTCTCAATTGAACATGCATCTTAGTCCAGGGGTGGGCTTGATAATCTGGGACCATGCAACCTCCCCATATCATCAGACTAGTCTGGAGAGGTTTATATGATAGCCAGGAGTGCAGAACACTGGTTGATCTGATAGTTTTACCATTGGGGTTATCTCGTAGTTTTCTCTCCAGAGCCACTCCTCTCTGCTCCAGCTCATCCAGCTGTTTCTCCagctctcccatctctccatggATGTCCTCTGCTGGGATGTACTGATCTGACTGCacctggacaacacacacacacatcacaaaacACACTAGCACTGCAATCTTAAAATAATACAATATGGTACAGTTCGCATTATTTACATGCAGATTGAGTTGTTCCTTTGAAAACATTAGTGCAGCTAAAACTATAACCAATAGCGCTGCCTATGgtaatagcagtaatagtagaCTGTTGTCGGCTTGTCGCCACATTCCATAAAGAGACTCGGACTGTCTGATGCAGAATCATCGAGTGACTCATTGAATTACAAACTTTAGCTGACTGTGGCGTCCTCACAATCTCACCTTGCGTTTGATGAGGGGGAAGCCGTGTCCAGGTGCGGGGGGCCGGGCAGGGCGAGGGCCTCTAGGGGGTCTGGTTTTAGGGGAGGAAACGGGGGAGGGAGAGGCTTTCCTGTTGAAAGGGTTTTCCTTACAAGTCCGCTGGAagcagagagaagacagagatgaATGTCAAGGTATTAAATAATTATCATAGTATTTGTTAGTTAGGTATGAAGCTCATTACATTGAATATCTTGTATCATTAAAAGGTTCTTGGAAGTCAGTGGAGTTCATGTATTTTTACATGGTGAAAGAAAACGAGGTCCAGAATCCCTTACCTTGGGGGGTGGAACTGGGATGGCACTTGATGCTGCCAGGGGGCTGGGTGTCGTCGGGGGTCTTGGGGGCGGGGGCCTGGCACTCCGATTGCTCTGCGGAGTGGCCGGAGCCGAGCTAGGATTGGCtggctggggaggaggggaggggctcGGAGAGAGGCGATTGGCTGAGGTGGAGGGGGTGGAGCCACCACAGGGCCCACAGATGGAGGGCTCTGATACGCTCTTGGTGAAGGGGTTGTCCTGATCGCCTGTGGCTCCGCCCCCTAGGGAAGCTGGGTGGGAGGAGCTATGGTCGGAGGCAGAGGATAGGCTCTCTATGCTAAtagctggagagggagaggaagaggagggctgGGAGTGAGGAAGGGCTGAAGAAATAGAGGGATGAAGTGATATCAGAAAACAGAAAAAAGGAACAGAAGTTGAAATGGAAAACGAAGTAGAGTTGGatgggaggaggatggagagaaaaaCATTGTTAACATCCATTGAACACATCGAATGGTAACTttcaaaataacaacaacaaaaccacAGTGCTGCACAGGACATACAAGACACATGATTGACATGATTTGAGGTGAAGTGGATgaaactagtccaatgctctaacccagtggttcccaacctttttgggttactgtaccaccaactatATTTTGCTCTGCTCAGAGTACCTCATCTGCATTTTACCAGGATGGTCTGATAAGTcttcaagtaccccctgtggataggtcctagtaccccctgtggataggtcctagtaccccctgtggataggtcctagtaccccctgtggataggtcctagtaccccctgtggataggtcctagtaccccctgtggataggtcctagtaccccctgtggataggtcctagtacccctggctGGGAACCACTTCTCTAACCAACCTCTATCCTACTCTGTTGCCATCAAGTCCCACTGACCTGAGTTAGAGCCGGGGGCCTTTGGAACAGGCTTTGGGGGAGCAGGGCGTTTCTTGCACCTGGAGCCATTGGGGCTTGCAGAGCGGGAGGAAATACCCCCAATGGGGGGCGTGTCTGGGTCAGCTGCAGCGTCTGCAGCCTGGGTGATGCTGTACCACGGATGACTCACCACCACAGTGGGAGAAACCAAACTTCCTACTGACCCCTCCCCTGACCCCACCTCCTCTTGCTCTACTTCCTCATCGAAGGGGTTGGCGGGTGCAGGGGGCGTGGCTGGTCTGGAGCCCTCCCCTTTTAGAGAAGATAACGAACCAGTGTGTGGGGGTGTGGCCACtccagggggagggggaggtgctGGTTTCTTCTTGGGTTCTTGGGATTGGACGAGGGCCAGCCAGGGCGGGTTAGGGGGTTTGGGGGCGTCGCTGGAGAGACTGGAGCTGAGAGACAGGATGAGtgggggagacagaaacagacagggaggggggagacaaaacaacaaagacAGATGAGTGCATGAAAACATCAACATGCATTAACACACAAAGACTGCTGTGCAGAGACTGGGAGAAGAACAGATGAAGTAGTCCAATCACTGTAGACTCGTAAAGATAGGTTAGTCAGTATACGGAACCTTCCGGGGGAGTGGGATCTGTCTCGAGGTCTGGGAGCTGGAGGAAGAGATCTCCTGTGTTCACCACGATCACCTGAGAGTCAAAATCAGAGGtttcatatattttatattaggaTGGAGTTCACAGTTCAATTGAGGATCTACAGTAGCAAATAGCACTAACTTATTTCAGCTGTCAATCACCTTAATCGACCACTCACCATTGACCGCAAGGTTGTCAACGCGGGGTGGGCGGACCCTGGGGGCGGGACGAGGTGGAGGGGAGGGCTGTGACAAGCGGCGAGGGATGGGGACTGGCTTACTGTCCCCTAGTCCTAGATGACTGACAGGTGTAGGAGGGATAACCCCATTTGCTGTGTCTTTGGCTGTTGTCGgagtctcctccccctcctcctcgaTGTCATCGAAAGGGttgggaggaatggaggagggtggaggtttgacctctctttctcctgcactgtcttccctctctttctcttttttcaaAGAGTCAGTTTTTGTCGTTGAGATAGGAcatggtgtagagtcagagtcaTTGGTTGGTGTGGGGGTGTAATCCTCATTGGTGACGCCCTCTTGGGGAGGAGTCTCTTGGGGCGGAGTCTCTTTTGGCGGCGTCTCTTTTTGTGGCGGCGTCTCTTTTTGTGGCGGCGTCTCTTTTTGTGGCGGAGTCTCTTTTGGTGGCGGAGTCTCTTTTGGTGGCGGAGTCTCTTTTGGTGGCGGAGTCTCTTTTGGTGGCGGAGTCTCTTTTGGTGGCGGAGTCTCTTTTGGTGGCGGAGTCTCTTTTGGTGGCGGAGTCTCTTTTGGTGGCGGCGTCTCTTTTGGTGGCGGCGTCTCTTTTGGTGGCGGCGTCTCTTTTGGTGGCGGCGTCTCTTTTGGTGGCGGAGTCTCTTTTGGTGGCGTCTCTTTGGGCGGAGTCTCTTTTGGTGGCGGAGTCTCTTGAGCCGGAGTCTTTGCCGCCTGGTCCCTCCCAGAAGGAAGAGAAGTTTGAGGCGGCATGGGTCGATCAATCCTAACGGACGGAACCGTTGTAGGTCGCTTGCTTAGGTCCGGTCGGCCGTTCTGATTGGCTAAGGCAGACCTGGCAAAGTGATGCGTGCAGACCAGGGAGCCGACCTCGTTTCCTAGCTTGTAGGACCCAGGAAGCAGAGTGCTGCTACACTCCctacacctgagagagaggagagcaggaggcaACATTCAGACTATAGTCTGACATAGGCTCTGACATACCCTGTGGTAAGCACGTTGATTAAACACTTGTAAATACAAGTAGAATTTCTTCAAACTCTGGAAATGCATGTCAACAGAGGATATACAACTGTCTGTTTTGAGTAACTGGAATAGCAGTGTCTTATCATTATACAGTGAACGGATTCAGCAGTATGATGTAGTAGCTGTGCAGACCAGAGATACAGTAAGTGAACGGGTGGTGTTCACCTGAAACAGTGGCGGTGGTAGAGCTTGCCGTCGACCAGGAACCTCTGCACCAAGTGGACGTGCCTCTGGCAGGCGGCGCAGCTGCTGCTGAGGGTGCTAGGCTTCACCCCCGCCTGTACCCCTCCGTCCGTACCCATCGGACCAGCTAGGCTCAGCTAGCACGGGCGTGGCAGGCAGGTGGCCAGGGGGTGAGGGTCGCAGGTGGAGGGGGGGGTGTGGgatgggggagatggagaggataggggggagggagggagggaggtggggggagaTCAAACATGGAGTCAGGATCGAGGACGTGGAGGATTCATTCTGCTTATCATTCTGCTTGTCATTCTGCTTATCATTCTGCTTATCTAGCTAAAACCAGTCTGTTATATTTCATCACCTCCTCGGCTTCGAGTCATTGCCTTAACTAGCTACATTTATATTATAATCGTTGAAAAACATCGTCTTGATATTAAAAAGTGATATGTATTAAGTGGAAAAGTAGTAAAGTTCCAAACCAGCCGTTAATTATCGAGGAAAGTCTAGTAGAAAACTAGTAATAGTGATGTAAGAAACTCTAGCAGGTGTTTTTAGAGTTAAAGGTCAAAGGGTTAGCAGCAAGTGTTCAAACTTGGCACACAACGTTAGTAGTATAAAACAGGTGTTAAATAGTTAGTGTCTATGTACAGAGGTTAAAGTTCAAAATGACTGACCTAACTGTTTCGATCcccctagccccccccccccccccctactgtCTAGGCTCAGGACCAGAGAAAGGGGAGGAGATCAGAGgccaggaggaagaagaagaggaggaagagtagggagaggaggagtgaattTCCGTCTAAAgagggggaagaagggaggaggccggtatgggggggggggcggtGGGAGGAAGTCGTAGAGAGGGCATGCGGAAGAAGGGGAGAGA
Protein-coding regions in this window:
- the LOC115147321 gene encoding MICAL-like protein 1 isoform X3, with the protein product MGSLKALQEWCRIQCESYSDVDIKNMSSSFRDGLAFCAIIHRYRPDLIDFDSLSKENVYENNRLAFEVAEEELGIPALLDPEDMVAMKVPDRLSIITYVSQYYNFFTNKSHANPPCMKRSSGTGHIEPAQKRPVAPLEDKVVEPELSLAGPMGTDGGVQAGVKPSTLSSSCAACQRHVHLVQRFLVDGKLYHRHCFRCRECSSTLLPGSYKLGNEVGSLVCTHHFARSALANQNGRPDLSKRPTTVPSVRIDRPMPPQTSLPSGRDQAAKTPAQETPPPKETPPKETPPKETPPPKETPPPKETPPPKETPPPKETPPPKETPPPKETPPPKETPPPKETPPPKETPPPKETPPPKETPPPKETPPQKETPPQKETPPQKETPPKETPPQETPPQEGVTNEDYTPTPTNDSDSTPCPISTTKTDSLKKEKEREDSAGEREVKPPPSSIPPNPFDDIEEEGEETPTTAKDTANGVIPPTPVSHLGLGDSKPVPIPRRLSQPSPPPRPAPRVRPPRVDNLAVNGDRGEHRRSLPPAPRPRDRSHSPGSSSLSSDAPKPPNPPWLALVQSQEPKKKPAPPPPPGVATPPHTGSLSSLKGEGSRPATPPAPANPFDEEVEQEEVGSGEGSVGSLVSPTVVVSHPWYSITQAADAAADPDTPPIGGISSRSASPNGSRCKKRPAPPKPVPKAPGSNSAISIESLSSASDHSSSHPASLGGGATGDQDNPFTKSVSEPSICGPCGGSTPSTSANRLSPSPSPPPQPANPSSAPATPQSNRSARPPPPRPPTTPSPLAASSAIPVPPPKRTCKENPFNRKASPSPVSSPKTRPPRGPRPARPPAPGHGFPLIKRKVQSDQYIPAEDIHGEMGELEKQLDELEQRGVALERKLRDNPNDEEEETLLVDWFTLIHEKHLLVRREAELVYTAKQQNLEERQADVEYELRCLLNKPEKDWNEEDKGREQELMTELVTVIEQRNQIINNMDQDRQREEEEDKLVATMLKRKDFQKEPAAEGEQQQQKKKKKEKFKPMKVLKRLSVNQGKGGSPRKEMAEKDKS
- the LOC115147321 gene encoding MICAL-like protein 1 isoform X1 codes for the protein MGSLKALQEWCRIQCESYSDVDIKNMSSSFRDGLAFCAIIHRYRPDLIDFDSLSKENVYENNRLAFEVAEEELGIPALLDPEDMVAMKVPDRLSIITYVSQYYNFFTNKSHANPPCMKRSSGTGHIEPAQKRPVAPLEDKVVEPELSLAGPMGTDGGVQAGVKPSTLSSSCAACQRHVHLVQRFLVDGKLYHRHCFRCRECSSTLLPGSYKLGNEVGSLVCTHHFARSALANQNGRPDLSKRPTTVPSVRIDRPMPPQTSLPSGRDQAAKTPAQETPPPKETPPKETPPKETPPPKETPPPKETPPPKETPPPKETPPPKETPPPKETPPPKETPPPKETPPPKETPPPKETPPPKETPPPKETPPQKETPPQKETPPQKETPPKETPPQETPPQEGVTNEDYTPTPTNDSDSTPCPISTTKTDSLKKEKEREDSAGEREVKPPPSSIPPNPFDDIEEEGEETPTTAKDTANGVIPPTPVSHLGLGDSKPVPIPRRLSQPSPPPRPAPRVRPPRVDNLAVNGDRGEHRRSLPPAPRPRDRSHSPGSSSLSSDAPKPPNPPWLALVQSQEPKKKPAPPPPPGVATPPHTGSLSSLKGEGSRPATPPAPANPFDEEVEQEEVGSGEGSVGSLVSPTVVVSHPWYSITQAADAAADPDTPPIGGISSRSASPNGSRCKKRPAPPKPVPKAPGSNSALPHSQPSSSSPSPAISIESLSSASDHSSSHPASLGGGATGDQDNPFTKSVSEPSICGPCGGSTPSTSANRLSPSPSPPPQPANPSSAPATPQSNRSARPPPPRPPTTPSPLAASSAIPVPPPKRTCKENPFNRKASPSPVSSPKTRPPRGPRPARPPAPGHGFPLIKRKVQSDQYIPAEDIHGEMGELEKQLDELEQRGVALERKLRDNPNDEEEETLLVDWFTLIHEKHLLVRREAELVYTAKQQNLEERQADVEYELRCLLNKPEKDWNEEDKGREQELMTELVTVIEQRNQIINNMDQDRQREEEEDKLVATMLKRKDFQKEPAAEGEQQQQKKKKKEKFKPMKVLKRLSVNQGKGGSPRKEMAEKDKS
- the LOC115147321 gene encoding MICAL-like protein 1 isoform X2, yielding MGSLKALQEWCRIQCESYSDVDIKNMSSSFRDGLAFCAIIHRYRPDLIDFDSLSKENVYENNRLVFEVAEEELGIPALLDPEDMVAMKVPDRLSIITYVSQYYNFFTNKSHANPPCMKRSSGTGHIEPAQKRPVAPLEDKVVEPELSLAGPMGTDGGVQAGVKPSTLSSSCAACQRHVHLVQRFLVDGKLYHRHCFRCRECSSTLLPGSYKLGNEVGSLVCTHHFARSALANQNGRPDLSKRPTTVPSVRIDRPMPPQTSLPSGRDQAAKTPAQETPPPKETPPKETPPKETPPPKETPPPKETPPPKETPPPKETPPPKETPPPKETPPPKETPPPKETPPPKETPPPKETPPPKETPPPKETPPQKETPPQKETPPQKETPPKETPPQETPPQEGVTNEDYTPTPTNDSDSTPCPISTTKTDSLKKEKEREDSAGEREVKPPPSSIPPNPFDDIEEEGEETPTTAKDTANGVIPPTPVSHLGLGDSKPVPIPRRLSQPSPPPRPAPRVRPPRVDNLAVNGDRGEHRRSLPPAPRPRDRSHSPGSSSLSSDAPKPPNPPWLALVQSQEPKKKPAPPPPPGVATPPHTGSLSSLKGEGSRPATPPAPANPFDEEVEQEEVGSGEGSVGSLVSPTVVVSHPWYSITQAADAAADPDTPPIGGISSRSASPNGSRCKKRPAPPKPVPKAPGSNSALPHSQPSSSSPSPAISIESLSSASDHSSSHPASLGGGATGDQDNPFTKSVSEPSICGPCGGSTPSTSANRLSPSPSPPPQPANPSSAPATPQSNRSARPPPPRPPTTPSPLAASSAIPVPPPKRTCKENPFNRKASPSPVSSPKTRPPRGPRPARPPAPGHGFPLIKRKVQSDQYIPAEDIHGEMGELEKQLDELEQRGVALERKLRDNPNDEEEETLLVDWFTLIHEKHLLVRREAELVYTAKQQNLEERQADVEYELRCLLNKPEKDWNEEDKGREQELMTELVTVIEQRNQIINNMDQDRQREEEEDKLVATMLKRKDFQKEPAAEGEQQQQKKKKKEKFKPMKVLKRLSVNQGKGGSPRKEMAEKDKS